In a single window of the Streptomyces sp. CGMCC 4.7035 genome:
- a CDS encoding DUF6668 family protein, with the protein MQGIAQQGPGGPEIWVRGPVGDTPPRPVAPQRAASPRRFAWVATHGGAGASTLAAVFGGFDAGRGWPRPDQDEPASVLLVARTHATGLHTALRSLELFQRGEAPPGLDLDAIVLVADAPGRLPRPLAQHVKVIESLLDVYRVPWVPDWRIGDLSGRPPRECASLARLTGSVTSSGSRWGVR; encoded by the coding sequence ATGCAGGGGATCGCGCAACAGGGGCCCGGCGGGCCCGAGATCTGGGTTCGGGGGCCGGTGGGTGACACCCCGCCGCGTCCGGTGGCGCCCCAGCGCGCCGCGAGTCCGCGGCGGTTCGCCTGGGTGGCCACGCACGGCGGCGCCGGTGCCTCGACGCTCGCCGCCGTCTTCGGCGGGTTCGACGCGGGCCGCGGCTGGCCCCGCCCGGACCAGGACGAACCCGCGTCCGTGCTCCTGGTCGCACGAACCCATGCGACCGGTCTGCACACCGCCCTGCGGTCCCTCGAACTCTTCCAGCGGGGCGAGGCGCCGCCCGGGCTCGACCTCGACGCCATCGTGCTGGTCGCGGACGCGCCGGGCCGGCTGCCGCGCCCGCTCGCCCAGCACGTCAAGGTCATCGAGTCGCTGCTCGACGTCTATCGCGTGCCGTGGGTGCCGGACTGGCGCATCGGTGACCTGAGCGGCCGGCCACCGCGCGAGTGCGCGTCACTCGCCCGTCTGACCGGCTCGGTCACCTCGTCCGGCAGTCGGTGGGGGGTGCGGTGA